The Populus alba chromosome 4, ASM523922v2, whole genome shotgun sequence genome contains a region encoding:
- the LOC118060148 gene encoding protein SUPPRESSOR OF K(+) TRANSPORT GROWTH DEFECT 1 isoform X2, whose protein sequence is MYSNFKEQAIEYVKQAVQEDNAGNYSKAFPLYMNALEYFRTHLKYEKNLKIREAITQKFNEYLRRAEEIKTVLDEGGPGPNSNGDAAVATRPKTKPKDGEDGDDPEKDKLRAGLNSAIVREKPNVKWNDVAGLESAKQALQEAVILPVKFPQFFTGKRRPWRAFLLYGPPGTGKSYLAKAVATEADSTFFSISSSDLVSKWMGESEKLVSNLFQMARESAPSIIFVDEIDSLCGQRGEGNESEASRRIKTELLVQMQGVGNNDQKVLVLAATNTPYALDQAIRRRFDKRIYIPLPDMKARQHMFKVHLGDTPHNLTESDFESLARRTEGFSGSDISVCVKDVLFEPVRKTQDAMFFINNPDDMWVPCGPKQPGAVQISMQELAAKGLAKKVELQDTWSHASV, encoded by the exons ATGTACAGCAATTTCAAAGAACAAGCAATAGAGTACGTGAAACAAGCGGTACAGGAAGACAATGCGGGGAATTACTCAAAGGCGTTTCCTTTATACATGAACGCGCTTGAATACTTCAGGACCCACTTGAAATACGAGAAGAACCTTAAAATTCGTGAAGCCATCACTCAGAAATTCAACGAGTATCTTCGCCGGGCCGAGGAGATCAAGACTGTTCTTGATGAAGGAGGTCCCGGGCCTAATTCTAACGGGGATGCTGCCGTTGCGACGAGGCCGAAGACTAAGCCGAAAGATGGTGAGGATGGGGATGATCCGGAGAAGGATAAGTTGAGAGCTGGATTGAATTCGGCGATTGTGAGAGAAAAGCCTAATGTGAAGTGGAATGATGTGGCTGGTCTTGAGAGTGCTAAGCAGGCTTTGCAAGAAGCTGTTATTTTGCCCGTGAAGTTCCCTCAGTTTTTTACag GTAAGAGACGGCCTTGGAGGGCTTTTCTTTTGTATGGGCCACCTGGAACTGGAAAGTCATACTTGGCCAAGGCTGTTGCAACTGAAGCAGACTCCACTTTTTTCag CATTTCTTCCTCAGATCTGGTTTCAAAGTGGATGGGTGAGAGTGAAAAGCTTGTCTCAAACCTTTTCCAAATGGCCCGTGAAAGTGCTCCTTCAATCATTTTCGTTGATGAAATAGATTCCTTGTGTGGCCAACGTGGAGAGGGCAATGAGAGTGAAGCTTCGAGACGTATAAAGACTGAACTTCTTGTGCAGATGCAG GGTGTAGGGAACAACGATCAGAAGGTTCTTGTTCTTGCAGCAACAAATACTCCATATGCTCTAGATCAG GCCATCCGGAGACGTTTTGATAAGCGCATATATATCCCACTACCTGATATGAAGGCTCGGCAGCATATGTTCAAG GTGCATCTAGGGGATACTCCTCACAACTTGACTGAAAGTGATTTTGAAAGTTTGGCTCGAAGGACAGAGGGTTTTTCAGGTTCAGATATTTCTGTTTGT GTCAAAGATGTCCTCTTTGAACCAGTTCGTAAAACCCAAGATGCTATGTTTTTCATAAACAATCCTGATGATATGTGGGTGCCTTGTGGACCGAAGCAACCTGGTGCTGTCCAAATCTCGATGCAGGAGCTTGCAGCAAAAGGACTTGCAAAAAAG GTCGAATTGCAGGATACTTGGAGCCATGCTTCcgtgtaa
- the LOC118060148 gene encoding protein SUPPRESSOR OF K(+) TRANSPORT GROWTH DEFECT 1 isoform X3 has translation MYSNFKEQAIEYVKQAVQEDNAGNYSKAFPLYMNALEYFRTHLKYEKNLKIREAITQKFNEYLRRAEEIKTVLDEGGPGPNSNGDAAVATRPKTKPKDGEDGDDPEKDKLRAGLNSAIVREKPNVKWNDVAGLESAKQALQEAVILPVKFPQFFTGKRRPWRAFLLYGPPGTGKSYLAKAVATEADSTFFRP, from the exons ATGTACAGCAATTTCAAAGAACAAGCAATAGAGTACGTGAAACAAGCGGTACAGGAAGACAATGCGGGGAATTACTCAAAGGCGTTTCCTTTATACATGAACGCGCTTGAATACTTCAGGACCCACTTGAAATACGAGAAGAACCTTAAAATTCGTGAAGCCATCACTCAGAAATTCAACGAGTATCTTCGCCGGGCCGAGGAGATCAAGACTGTTCTTGATGAAGGAGGTCCCGGGCCTAATTCTAACGGGGATGCTGCCGTTGCGACGAGGCCGAAGACTAAGCCGAAAGATGGTGAGGATGGGGATGATCCGGAGAAGGATAAGTTGAGAGCTGGATTGAATTCGGCGATTGTGAGAGAAAAGCCTAATGTGAAGTGGAATGATGTGGCTGGTCTTGAGAGTGCTAAGCAGGCTTTGCAAGAAGCTGTTATTTTGCCCGTGAAGTTCCCTCAGTTTTTTACag GTAAGAGACGGCCTTGGAGGGCTTTTCTTTTGTATGGGCCACCTGGAACTGGAAAGTCATACTTGGCCAAGGCTGTTGCAACTGAAGCAGACTCCACTTTTTTCag ACCGTAA
- the LOC118060148 gene encoding protein SUPPRESSOR OF K(+) TRANSPORT GROWTH DEFECT 1 isoform X1, which yields MYSNFKEQAIEYVKQAVQEDNAGNYSKAFPLYMNALEYFRTHLKYEKNLKIREAITQKFNEYLRRAEEIKTVLDEGGPGPNSNGDAAVATRPKTKPKDGEDGDDPEKDKLRAGLNSAIVREKPNVKWNDVAGLESAKQALQEAVILPVKFPQFFTGKRRPWRAFLLYGPPGTGKSYLAKAVATEADSTFFSISSSDLVSKWMGESEKLVSNLFQMARESAPSIIFVDEIDSLCGQRGEGNESEASRRIKTELLVQMQGVGNNDQKVLVLAATNTPYALDQAIRRRFDKRIYIPLPDMKARQHMFKVHLGDTPHNLTESDFESLARRTEGFSGSDISVCVKDVLFEPVRKTQDAMFFINNPDDMWVPCGPKQPGAVQISMQELAAKGLAKKLLPPPIMKTDFDKVLARQRPTVSKADLGVHERFTKEFGEEG from the exons ATGTACAGCAATTTCAAAGAACAAGCAATAGAGTACGTGAAACAAGCGGTACAGGAAGACAATGCGGGGAATTACTCAAAGGCGTTTCCTTTATACATGAACGCGCTTGAATACTTCAGGACCCACTTGAAATACGAGAAGAACCTTAAAATTCGTGAAGCCATCACTCAGAAATTCAACGAGTATCTTCGCCGGGCCGAGGAGATCAAGACTGTTCTTGATGAAGGAGGTCCCGGGCCTAATTCTAACGGGGATGCTGCCGTTGCGACGAGGCCGAAGACTAAGCCGAAAGATGGTGAGGATGGGGATGATCCGGAGAAGGATAAGTTGAGAGCTGGATTGAATTCGGCGATTGTGAGAGAAAAGCCTAATGTGAAGTGGAATGATGTGGCTGGTCTTGAGAGTGCTAAGCAGGCTTTGCAAGAAGCTGTTATTTTGCCCGTGAAGTTCCCTCAGTTTTTTACag GTAAGAGACGGCCTTGGAGGGCTTTTCTTTTGTATGGGCCACCTGGAACTGGAAAGTCATACTTGGCCAAGGCTGTTGCAACTGAAGCAGACTCCACTTTTTTCag CATTTCTTCCTCAGATCTGGTTTCAAAGTGGATGGGTGAGAGTGAAAAGCTTGTCTCAAACCTTTTCCAAATGGCCCGTGAAAGTGCTCCTTCAATCATTTTCGTTGATGAAATAGATTCCTTGTGTGGCCAACGTGGAGAGGGCAATGAGAGTGAAGCTTCGAGACGTATAAAGACTGAACTTCTTGTGCAGATGCAG GGTGTAGGGAACAACGATCAGAAGGTTCTTGTTCTTGCAGCAACAAATACTCCATATGCTCTAGATCAG GCCATCCGGAGACGTTTTGATAAGCGCATATATATCCCACTACCTGATATGAAGGCTCGGCAGCATATGTTCAAG GTGCATCTAGGGGATACTCCTCACAACTTGACTGAAAGTGATTTTGAAAGTTTGGCTCGAAGGACAGAGGGTTTTTCAGGTTCAGATATTTCTGTTTGT GTCAAAGATGTCCTCTTTGAACCAGTTCGTAAAACCCAAGATGCTATGTTTTTCATAAACAATCCTGATGATATGTGGGTGCCTTGTGGACCGAAGCAACCTGGTGCTGTCCAAATCTCGATGCAGGAGCTTGCAGCAAAAGGACTTGCAAAAAAG CTCCTTCCACCCCCCATAATGAAAACAGATTTTGACAAGGTCCTAGCAAGACAAAGGCCAACAGTGAGCAAAGCTGATCTAGGCGTCCATGAAAGATTCACAAAAGAGTTTGGGGAGGAAGGTTAA